One Streptococcus sp. DTU_2020_1001019_1_SI_AUS_MUR_006 DNA window includes the following coding sequences:
- a CDS encoding nucleotidyltransferase → MTITGIIAEFNPFHNGHKYLLEQAEGLKIVAMSGNFMQRGEPAIVDKWTRAQMALENGADLVVELPFLVSVQAADFFGQGAVAILIRLGIDTLAFGTEEVLDYQQIANLYAECGREMEAFMENLSDSLSYPQKTQAMWKEFAGLDFSGNTPNHVLALAYAKAVAGRKIKLHPIQRQGAGYHSVDKDVDFASATALRQHQNDQDFLERFMPSVEIFKNAGKVSWDNYFPLLRYQILSNLDLTTIYQVNQEMAVRIKDAIKTAQSVEELVESVATKRYTKARVRRLLTYILVQARESDLPEGIHVLGFTEKGRQHLKTLKEQVNLVSRIGKEPWDAMTQKADQIYQLGHPSIAEQNFGRVPIKIESN, encoded by the coding sequence ATGACTATCACAGGTATTATCGCGGAGTTCAATCCCTTTCACAATGGCCATAAATACCTGCTGGAACAGGCAGAGGGACTGAAAATTGTGGCCATGTCTGGGAATTTCATGCAACGGGGAGAGCCTGCTATTGTGGACAAGTGGACACGGGCTCAAATGGCGCTAGAAAATGGGGCGGATTTAGTTGTAGAATTACCCTTTTTAGTCAGTGTACAAGCAGCGGATTTCTTTGGTCAAGGTGCAGTGGCTATCTTAATTCGTTTGGGGATTGATACCCTAGCCTTTGGGACAGAAGAAGTTCTGGATTACCAGCAAATTGCTAACCTATATGCAGAATGTGGTCGAGAGATGGAAGCCTTCATGGAAAACTTATCGGATTCTCTTTCTTACCCTCAGAAAACCCAAGCCATGTGGAAGGAATTTGCAGGTCTTGATTTTTCTGGTAATACGCCCAATCATGTCCTTGCTCTTGCATATGCTAAGGCGGTAGCAGGGCGAAAGATCAAACTTCATCCAATTCAACGTCAGGGAGCGGGTTACCATTCCGTGGACAAGGATGTTGACTTTGCATCTGCAACAGCTCTCCGTCAGCACCAAAATGACCAAGATTTCTTAGAACGCTTTATGCCTTCTGTTGAAATCTTTAAAAATGCTGGTAAGGTGAGCTGGGATAACTATTTTCCCTTGCTTCGCTATCAAATTTTGTCAAACCTAGACCTAACCACTATCTATCAGGTCAATCAAGAAATGGCAGTTCGTATCAAGGATGCTATAAAGACAGCTCAGTCTGTGGAAGAATTGGTAGAGTCAGTTGCTACCAAACGCTACACAAAGGCGCGTGTGCGACGCCTATTGACCTATATTCTGGTGCAGGCTAGAGAAAGCGACTTACCAGAAGGCATACATGTCCTTGGCTTTACAGAAAAAGGCAGACAACACCTTAAAACTCTTAAGGAGCAGGTTAATCTAGTTAGCCGAATCGGCAAAGAACCCTGGGATGCTATGACCCAAAAGGCGGACCAAATTTATCAGCTGGGACACCCAAGTATCGCAGAACAAAATTTTGGTCGAGTGCCAATTAAAATCGAATCAAACTGA
- a CDS encoding type II toxin-antitoxin system Phd/YefM family antitoxin, producing MEAVLYSTFRNHLKDYMKKVNDEFEPLTVVNKNPDEDIVVLSKSEWDSIQETLRITQNKELSDKVLRGMSQVRAGHTQVHVIEE from the coding sequence ATGGAAGCAGTTCTTTACTCAACATTCCGAAATCATTTAAAGGATTATATGAAGAAGGTAAACGATGAGTTTGAACCTTTGACAGTGGTCAACAAAAATCCTGACGAGGATATTGTCGTTCTTTCAAAGAGTGAGTGGGATAGTATTCAAGAAACCTTGAGAATTACTCAGAATAAGGAGCTTTCTGACAAGGTCTTGCGAGGAATGTCCCAAGTTCGTGCAGGACATACTCAGGTGCATGTGATTGAGGAGTGA
- a CDS encoding Txe/YoeB family addiction module toxin, whose translation MLLKFTEDAWADYCYWQNQDKKTLKRINKLIKNIQRDPFTGIGKPEPLKYEYQGAWSRRIDAENRLIYMMDGESIAFLSFKDHY comes from the coding sequence ATGCTACTCAAGTTTACAGAAGATGCCTGGGCGGATTATTGCTACTGGCAAAACCAAGATAAGAAAACATTGAAAAGAATCAATAAACTAATCAAGAATATTCAACGCGACCCTTTTACAGGAATTGGTAAACCAGAACCGCTCAAGTATGAGTACCAAGGAGCTTGGTCGCGTCGTATTGACGCAGAAAATCGCTTGATATATATGATGGATGGTGAAAGCATCGCTTTTTTATCCTTTAAAGATCATTATTAA